From one Tsukamurella tyrosinosolvens genomic stretch:
- a CDS encoding DUF6578 domain-containing protein, whose amino-acid sequence MNSGLSLDVSLLYVHISNWEYQCCGEVPRVGGDVRGSLTLHPSRRPGYPAPEVLDWDPDSGLVRVGDLYAQLGFSVTDPYRTDLIVSLGWHDDGPAPTVLGTVEVLLEETGTYVRERTGELDIDPGTVDYREVREATIWPEDRPEAGGPAAAGVVAGVRLAGIVEAADRAEVRAEGLRLFTETPV is encoded by the coding sequence GTGAATTCTGGTTTGTCGCTGGACGTGTCGCTGCTGTACGTGCACATCTCGAACTGGGAGTACCAGTGCTGCGGCGAGGTGCCCCGCGTCGGCGGGGACGTGCGCGGATCCCTCACGCTGCACCCGAGCCGGCGGCCGGGATACCCGGCGCCCGAGGTGCTCGACTGGGACCCGGATTCGGGGCTGGTCCGGGTGGGCGATCTGTATGCGCAGCTCGGCTTCTCCGTGACCGATCCGTACCGCACCGACCTCATCGTGAGCCTCGGCTGGCACGACGACGGGCCGGCGCCCACCGTGCTCGGCACCGTCGAGGTGCTGCTCGAGGAGACCGGAACCTACGTGCGTGAGCGGACCGGCGAGCTCGACATCGACCCGGGCACCGTCGACTACCGCGAGGTGCGCGAGGCCACGATCTGGCCCGAGGACCGGCCGGAGGCCGGCGGGCCCGCCGCCGCGGGGGTGGTCGCCGGGGTCCGGCTCGCGGGGATCGTCGAGGCCGCGGACCGGGCGGAGGTGCGGGCCGAGGGGCTGCGCCTCTTCACCGAGACCCCGGTATGA